TTACGATAAAACCTCCTATCTTCTCACCCTTATTAATCCTGTTTTTTATGACGTTAAGAGACGAACGTAACTGGGGCACTTTTATTCACCTCGGTGGTATCGTGGGCTCTGCGATTTTCAGGCCTGCCGGCAATGTGATCCTTGTGCTGGTATTATGGCTTATCAAACGCAATGAATCCCGTTTTGTGGACGACCAGGGCAAAGAAGCCATCAATTTTCAAATCACCATCAGCCTGGTCAGCGTGCTGATCTCCCTGCTGGCCGGCATTTTCAATGGCTTGTGGTCATTGGGCAGCTGGATGACCGGTGGTTTCTTTTTCTCCAACGGCTGGAGCTGGAGCTGGGGCGGGCTGCATGGCCTGTTATGGGTGGTGAACCTTATCTTCAGCATTATCGCCGCGGTGAAAGCGAATGAAGGAACTTCCTATAAGTATCCGTTTTCGCTGAGACTGGTAAAATAGTCTTTGGCACAGCAACATACTATCAACGAAAAAGGCGCGGACATCCGCGCCTTTTTCGTTGATAGTATTTGGAACACCGGTTAGTTTTTCTTTACCGGCTTCATTTTCGCTTTGTGTTGTTTCTTCTTTACGTTCTCACCTTTGATGGTGGCAGCCAGTTTTAAGGCTTCGTAGGTATTCACGACACCACCGCTCACGGAGAGATCTGCGAAGTTAATTTTCTCGTCCTGTGTACCTGGTTTGTTAACCTCTTTGGTACCATCAGGAAGAGGTGTGGCGCTCTTTTCGAGGATATATTTCAGCTGGCGGGCGCTCAGGTCCGGGTAGTAGGAGAGCACGAGCGCTGCTACACCGGCAACTACCGGGGCAGCCATGCTGGTGCCGCTGGCGCTGCCGTATTTATTGCCGCCGGGAATGGTAGAGTAGATCTGCACGCCCGGGGCGAAGAGGTCTACGTTCTTTTTGCCATAGTTGGAGAAACCAGCTACTTTATCAGGGCCTTGTCCGTTGCCGCTGGCGCCTACTGTGATAAAGTTGTCAGCACGAGGGCTGCCGTCCGCGAAATCCGGATTAGGATAGTTGGGCACGGAATCATTGTTGGCGCCGTCGTTGCCTGCTGCATGTACCAGCAATACGCCTTTCTTTTGCGCATATTTCACTGCCTCGTCCACCCATTCCTTGTGAGGGGAGTAGGGCTTACCGAAGCTCATGTTGATGATCTGTGCGCCGTTGTCCACTGCATAACGGATGGCCAGCGCCACGTCTTTGTCTCTTTCATCACCATCAGGCACTGCTTTCACCGCCATGATGCGAACATTATCGGCCACGCCGTCAATACCTACGCCGTTGTTGCGGGCAGCGGCAATGATACCACTAACGTGGGTGCCATGGAAACCGAATTTGCCCATCACATCATTGTTGCCGTATTTGGTGTCGGTGATATCTTCGTATTTGTCGCCCACGATTTTTTCGCGGTTTTGGTTGGGCGGTATTTCAGTGGCCTCTGCTTTTCTTTTCAGGTCGCCCATATAAGCGTCGAATTCCATTTTGAACTCACTAAAAGAAGCGGGCTCGTCGCCGGTGCTTTTCAGCAGGCGGGTCATGAAGTTACGTGCCAGGAGCACGTCCTGGTTAGTTGTCTGGATACTGTCCAGCTGGCCAACGGTAAAGTCTTCCTTGTTAAGGTATGTCTTCAGGATATTTTCGCATTTATTGACGTTTTCCTGAAGTTTGGCCATCGATTTATACTGCAGCTTGGTCTGGGAGCCGGGTTTTTCTATTTTCTGTTTTAAGGCCTGCCAGGTGGCGTATTCTTTGGAATTTTTATCCAGGGTGGAGTCCGGGTTACCGTACTTGTTTTTGTAGCGGTAATATTCGCGGGTGGCCTCATCGGAATCTTCTTTCAGGCTGCTGCCGTCTTTGGCGCCGAGGAAGTTCCAGCCGTGAATATCGTCTATGTAACCATTTCCATCGTCGTCTTTGCCATTGCCGGGTATTTCGCCCGGGTTGGTCCAAAGGATGCCTTTCAGGTCTTCATGGAGGGTATCGATACCAGAATCAATCACAGCCACGATCACGGGGGTGCTTTTTTTCCCTTTCAGTATCTCTTTGTAGGCTTTTTCGGTGTTGGTGCCGTAAACACTGTCGGTCTCGTAGTTCAGCAACTGCCAGTTCTTAGGCACCTGGGTTTTACTCTGGGCACTGGATTTCGTTGTAAAAGCAGCCGTCAATGCAACACATGCCAAGACTGCAACCTCTCGACTAAACAATTTCATGTTCTATAATTAATAATTAAAATATCATGATGCGAATAAAGGTATAGAAAAAGCCTTAGAACAGGCGAATTTTAATGATAAGCGTGCTATTTGTTGGTTAAAGGGAGAAAATTATATAAACGGCCATTCTTATCAGGCTCCGGAAGCTGAACAGCCTTGTTGGCCATCCATCACAATACTGCGATAATTTCGCGG
This sequence is a window from Chitinophaga varians. Protein-coding genes within it:
- a CDS encoding DUF4870 domain-containing protein, which encodes MTLRDERNWGTFIHLGGIVGSAIFRPAGNVILVLVLWLIKRNESRFVDDQGKEAINFQITISLVSVLISLLAGIFNGLWSLGSWMTGGFFFSNGWSWSWGGLHGLLWVVNLIFSIIAAVKANEGTSYKYPFSLRLVK
- a CDS encoding S8 family peptidase encodes the protein MPKNWQLLNYETDSVYGTNTEKAYKEILKGKKSTPVIVAVIDSGIDTLHEDLKGILWTNPGEIPGNGKDDDGNGYIDDIHGWNFLGAKDGSSLKEDSDEATREYYRYKNKYGNPDSTLDKNSKEYATWQALKQKIEKPGSQTKLQYKSMAKLQENVNKCENILKTYLNKEDFTVGQLDSIQTTNQDVLLARNFMTRLLKSTGDEPASFSEFKMEFDAYMGDLKRKAEATEIPPNQNREKIVGDKYEDITDTKYGNNDVMGKFGFHGTHVSGIIAAARNNGVGIDGVADNVRIMAVKAVPDGDERDKDVALAIRYAVDNGAQIINMSFGKPYSPHKEWVDEAVKYAQKKGVLLVHAAGNDGANNDSVPNYPNPDFADGSPRADNFITVGASGNGQGPDKVAGFSNYGKKNVDLFAPGVQIYSTIPGGNKYGSASGTSMAAPVVAGVAALVLSYYPDLSARQLKYILEKSATPLPDGTKEVNKPGTQDEKINFADLSVSGGVVNTYEALKLAATIKGENVKKKQHKAKMKPVKKN